A region of the Culex quinquefasciatus strain JHB chromosome 1, VPISU_Cqui_1.0_pri_paternal, whole genome shotgun sequence genome:
TCAAGGTCTCACTACATTGTAACCGAACACGCAGGAGAACGATTCTAGTGACCACACAATAAAAGTGCTGACGTAAGTGATGATCATTTAACCATCAAGAGTGTGCCCAATAACATCGTCAATTGTTTGAAGATAGTTATTTTTTACCTAACCTAACCGTTTGACGTAAAACTACAATGCTGGGCATTTCTTCACGACCTTTTCAAGAAGCGATTCGTAATAGCGTATTAAAATTGTCGACATTTTTTGTTGTGTGCTCGTTGGGCGAAATTGTTGATTTAGTATTCCTCAATCGGTTCCGATGATTTGCATTTAGCGTTAAAGAGGGAAAGGCTCAAAAGTACGCGCAAATCGGGAATGACGGGAAACTTTAGAACTTGCTGGGTGAGGTGTTTTGaacacggttttttttttgtcgaatggTGCTAACTACTTGGGCAAACGGGAGTCGTTCCAGACGGATGCGTGGAATGGAGTGTggtaataatacaaaaaaagtcgCTTTTGGAAGCCGCCGTAATGAGGCAACGTTACCAGCGATTCTAAGGCTAACCTTCGATCTACAAGGTGAACGTAAAGGGGTTGAAAGTCGATAGGAATCACTTCCTTTCAGCACTTATCGCAATTGAAAAGCATAAATATTGATGAGCAATTTCAATAGTTATTGTTCAAAAATGTAggaaaaaaacaatataaaaataagGTTTTCAAAAGACCATTTCAGTGGCGGAAATAATTCAAAAGTCAATGTTActagttttaagattttttatgtttccgTTATTGGGTGagaaaatgaattttctgaCAAAAATTGCAGTTTGGAGTCTCGGGAAcaattgttgcaaatggaaaggggcaacgtttggcttgtttgaaaatttgggtgGTTAATTGTTTCAGAAAATCTTACTTTTTAGCAATATTTCCGGGATTTTTCTTCTCTGAACATCTTTTGAGCATGCCAATCTAAGCAACTCTGTAAATTTAAACGGTTTGCCtacctcactgaggtaaggttcTAATCCTGGCCAGCTTccggaatcgaaaactgaacttatGTCTATTTGTCTGTGTGTCTATGTGTTATTAAaattgtcactcagttttctcagcactagcTGAACcgatatccagatttttaagcgaaaatggcgttcgaatgatgaacgcccgaaatgtcaaaatcacgcagtggtgccaacattacgaaaaaagtgtgccatgtaTGACATCtacattttattttctaatgttggtgctactgcgcgattttgacatttgggacgttcaccattcgaacgccatctttgcttaaaaacctggataagcCAAACCGGttacattcgacttggttttgaGTCCCATGCATCGAGtatcaaactttttgaagtttcgaaaagaagttaaaaagttatgtttaaaCAAGTGTTTCTTTTTCGCAAATTTTTGGATGTTACAAAAGTGGTCAGAAATCAACTCAATTCCCAGAATTTTTAAGTAAGGTAATCGGAAGCCTTTTCCAACGATTCTAAATgttcaagatctggcaaccctgcctctagTTATGACTACTGAAGTGAGAGttatatactttttttgaaGTCTAACTTAtggtacgatcagttcctagctggactctgtcgctggaaacgaccgcgactcaacgaccgacgaaatatgcggcgggccagatgcgggcataaaaatatcaaaatctcttcccccctcacttcgtctcacctgGGAGGGAGAAGCGAAGAGGTCTTCTTATTcttattcattttcttgttgttgtttttgtttttttgtgcaaGATAATTTCTCTTCCCATTTAAATTTCCAGTCAGTCGTCATCTGCCCTTCTTGACAATACAAATTTTCTTGCAGCACATTTCAAAATAGTGCTCAAGATCGTGCATGACTCATGTGATGCAACTTTCcccgccaattttttttttattcataacttatttttattaggtcctcttCGGTGCCGAGACGAGGGTAGGACCGGAAATCatgaaagttacataaaaaataatgaatttttttttagctgggtgctgaactcgttgaaaattttccacagctcagccgaactgtagagtacctccttGCCTTGTTCCTTCGTGACTCCAAAGGCGTGAGGGGCCAGTATTTTGTTTGCTGCTTCCTGCTTGTCGAAGGCGATCCTTCTGTTTATATCCGGAACCGCACCCGACAGCGCAGGAAACTACAGCGTCGTAAGCGCCGGTACTGCCGGACTTTGTTTTCTGTCATTTTCCATTCTGGTTGCAATAAAATGCAAAACCCGAGCTGTGGAGGAAGTGAAGTGAATTCGCTGTGACATGATCATTCTTCCGAGATGCCGGCTTTGCAGAGCGATTGTTTGAAAAACGGTGGCTAATGTTAAATTGAACGATCTtaattttttggcaaattttaccaacgatgatttttttttcaaaaaaaaaatgaaaacgttctgcttcttttttatttatgtcAACCTCCAGCTCGCCGTTTTTCCTTCTTTGTTCCTATATTCGTTCAAAGAATTTGCTTCACTTCCTCCACAGCTCGGGTTGTACTGAACGATTTATATATTTAAACGCATTGACTAACTACTACTAACTAAATAAGTCTTAGTTTAAGTACATGTATGTAAGACATAACATTGATTGATTTATGGTCATATTGGAAATATATCTCATGAATACATATTTTCAACTAAATCTTatcaaaaattagcaaaaatttacaaataaataaagttaattattttattttattttatcctcTTTTGTATTTAATGAAtcgggtcctaaaatgaagcttagattgctgatattattgtttacagcgataaagcttatttttctgagtacaatgaccctttgtatgaccacaaagagtttaaaatgaacttttaaatcaattttgaaaaattaacctcgcggtccttcttgacagaaaagttcctacttgacagctcgttccaaggggaccatagttgatccaccgaaaaaatgttgtcttgtcaaaaaaaaattttgcattaaaacgaaaaaaagtgttcagaaatggtttttaatcgtgttttttaccgttgtaaataaaaattgacatagggctttagtacccaattgtctcAGTctgaaaaaacatttgcaaatttaaaaacttttttaaatttattttccttcAAACACAATACTGCTCTAGCCAAATAAGAACAGTAACAAAAATTGAAGGCGGCTCTCACTGACAGTTTGCAAGTGGCTGACACTGACAACTAGGTGTATTCTTCTCCGCCCGACTCagcgtctcaccatccagctgctgctttgttgacaaacaaacggagcacgcggtcgcatgatggcggcatcgagccagaattagaggtgatcatgtgattaaaaatgaaagttttttcaagaaaaataacatttttccgaccgaataaaaaaattgcgagcatgttcaaacagtTATTCTTGATGtgggagaagtgataaaaaagcaaaattttaatccatattttttctacaaattgaattttttcactccaactgggaacccctaggtctattcACGACCGTTtgcaatgaccgtgagaagatgccagaaaatccagctacgagctaaatccaccaagggaatggtggaaagagatgaatcacaaatccgtataaataatttcaagatttttcaggtgtaaaccgaaaacgcgatcaaaaattaaagtggaagaataaggaatcattttctgacgtccattcaattttgcagtccaaacccagtcattgaattggaaaaataataccttttttcaaattttctattgttgatttgtgtgcacctacgtcgaagaacaaaattgtttactttttgctctttggtctgacagtcttggtctgacagatttggtctgtcagctttaccatggattttggtctggtctaggcgagggataggacacagtaaaaaaaaagtaaatctttccctgttcctgaggggaacacccttgaagagaaTCGTGGCCggatttacaaagcggattcagtggcagtttcattctcaacttaatgttaacatgttaaggttaatgttaacattccataggtcgcctccctaaggtgtcgtgataaggtccagtttgtgacgatacactaccttccctttactaagcaatcgattccagaagggaaaagatcaccagttgtgttggtccgagccgggatttgaaccccgatctaccgcttacgaggcggaagcggataggacacagcaccttcctcaAATCCACAATATCTGTAtgaaaactatatccggatcaaTGATCCGATTTATCGTAGGATAGGTTATTGCAAGACATTCCAAACAAGTCCATAAttctgaagatctggcaaccctgtcttaaaATATGACtactaagtgatatttatgttcttctttgaagccggatctgtatgaaaaaaaattgttttgatcaaTCACCCGACCTCTCGATGTATATTGAATACCTTGCAACCCTGGCTAAGTTATGATCACTCAAGTGATTTTCATAGACTTTTACGAAGCCGGATCTTTTGGTTTTAGTTGGCtccgtttcaaaaaccatgtttATTTCTAGATGTAAATTATTTCCTGATCTTTTGTATCTTTTGCAGGTTTATAAAGAGctgttttgtctttttttgtttgtttgaaaatgttgtttacTCAAGTGAGATTTGTACAAGTCTCCTATTGGAGGCCATCGCcagatcatttttttcattttgtcttTCAGAGTTATTGTAACGAaagctttaaattaaaaaaatgcataggCCACCTGTCGGTAGTTGTTGGTTGTCCTGATGCAGTGAACTTAGATTGTCAAACAAGGTCAAGTTGTCACTaacaaaaatacagattttgtgacgaaaaaactgttttacgatccatcagaaaaaaatattacatgcatgaaaagtttctaaaattgctctaaaactaaattatttaattttaatatgacaaaaacaaacaattcgCACAACAACCCACATGTCTTGGCAGAATGACCTAACGTAGCACTCAAGCCGGCTATCAAACATGTATCTTCTCAATAAATgccaacccgggcagacggtgataaaaaaaaaatcctgcaatttcaataacaaatactgttaaaataacagaaagtattatggaatcttcttgaaaaaatcatttttgcatccaactgttattgggatgatcgggttagttgttaaaataacgaaaaataacaacaaagatttggtcgaagaataactaaaagtgttattagtttgttattacaacaacaatccaataaccaaaaaaatcatagcgacgaataacaaatcttgtaataaataacgtaaaatgttattggcctaatattttcaaatatcaaaacatgttatccccaagttatttccgtctgctcgagaACCAGAGTCGTTtaggattgaacccaggccagcTAGGGTGGAATGCAGCCATGCTTCTAACCgcgtaattgttttttttatatcaatatATCGATATAGAGGGGGTGTTAAATTGCTAACTTAGGCGAAAAGGGACAAAAAGTACTAATGGGTAGGGGAATTTCTACAGTGTAGAGGACtataaaaagctttttttaagaCAGTATTGAACTATTCAGGAACCATTCTGAAATTTAGGCACCAGTTTGTTTACAAacgatttattaaatttcgttgaaatttctcaaattgATTCAATAAAACACATTACGAAAGCATTAATGTTACACCATCCGTGGCTTCGTAGGCTTATGTACCATCACACAATGTTTACCTTTGTTAAGAGATGCAGAGAGTTATGTACGGACCGCAGGTCACCGTGACCAGATggcttcaaaagttataagtcaTTGCATTGGTTGATGTGCAACACGCGGAGAAAGTGCACAACAGCACCATTAGGGCACCCTTTAATCCCATCTCACGTCACGTGTCACAATGGATCGTTCATTGACCGGCCCCCTTTCTTCTTCATCTCCTTTTTCTTACAGCTCGCCAAGAAGGGCCTCAACGTGGTGCTCATCAGCCGGACCCAGTCCAAGCTGGAAGAGGTAGCGAAGGAGATTGAAGCGGAATCCAAGGTCCTAACCAAAATCATCACCGCGGACTTTACATCCGGTCCGGAGATCTACGACAACATCCGGGCGCAAACGGCCGAACTCGAGGTGGGCGTGCTGGTCAACAACGTGGGCATGAGCTACGCCAACCCGGAGTTCTTCCTGGCACTGCCCAACCAGGAAAAGTTCATCAACCAAGTGGTCACATGCAACATCTTCTCGGTAACGCGAATGTGCACCCTGTTCCTGCCCGGCATGGTCGAACGGCGCAAGGGAGCGATCATCAACATTTCCTCTCTCTCGGCGGTCATCCCCGCTCCGATGCTGACCGTGTACGCCGCCTCGAAGGCGTTCGTCGACAAGTTTAGCGATGATCTTGCAACCGAGTACGTCCGGCACGGCATCACCGTTCAGTCGGTTCTGCCGGGTCCGGTCGCGACCAACATGTCCAAGATCCGTCGGGCCACGTGGATGTCCTGTGCGCCCAAAACGTTCGTCTCCAGTGCCCTGGCCACGCTTGGTGTTGCCCGCCATACCACCGGCTACTATCCGCACTCGCTGCTGCAGCTTGGCATCGACATGATCGGCCTGTTTTCGCCCTACGTCAGCCAGAAGATCACCCTCAACACGATGAACAACATTCGCGCCAGAGCAGTCAAGAGGGCGGCCAAGCTGGCTGCGGAAACCAAATAATTCTAGCTTTTCATTTTTCCTAGCTTTCTTAGACACGTGTGCGTGATCTCCAGACAACCGCGTAATTTATTTGCGAAAGAGTTCACTCATTTCAAGTCTCGTCCGCGATCGGTGCTTAGCGGATGCGAAGACAGTCCAACAAATGGCATTTGTTACAGTTTAGTAGGAATCGAGGTTTAGTGTAATAAGTGGAGTAttttaacaaatcaataatACAAAGATATGAACCCTTTAGTTTAAGGTTGTAAACAATTAAACATTGAAATGCGAAagattgtttagtttttttttctgaaatcatCCGAAATTTTTCCTACGTTACGATGAATACAATGATGTGTATGTAACATGGTAATATTTAAGCCGATTTCTTGCCACTTATCTAACATGAGAAAACACATgatcacagagaacagatgtacatctaggctctaacttgtgtgtaaacactTTTGCACTAAAAAAtgcgttgcatacaatcttgcatcaaagaaattagTTTGTGCAGGATACGCTTGGTGGCGCCACCGTCACGGCTGAGAATACTTGACTTAACAATGAAAAAGGATCAATAATTtagaaagaaaataaatgttaacctcGCTTAGATATAAAATTCACTTCTGTAAAATTCCAGttcacaaaaaataatgcaaaaatgcattaacactaacgaaaacataacagaaaattcattcaaaaatgatgtttCAAGCGACAACAGAAAATAGTTACCTTCTTTGAATGTTTTATGCAGTGATTAgatggtccaacgttctgctactgtaggccatcatgattttggaagtggcgctatctaggcggatggtgcacaccctagctctttttaacgtattttggtttgaatttttacacacgtttttcaatgctgtttgttcaatgatatacatctgttctctgtgacaCGATTATTGTTTATGAGAAACTTCCAAAGATTCAAaattcgatctatgggaccct
Encoded here:
- the LOC6031551 gene encoding very-long-chain 3-oxoacyl-CoA reductase — encoded protein: MANAYDIFGGVCVFVVSVQLLRKVFPWLYENLLGPKLFGSSIRLKELGSWAVVTGATDGIGKAYAKALAKKGLNVVLISRTQSKLEEVAKEIEAESKVLTKIITADFTSGPEIYDNIRAQTAELEVGVLVNNVGMSYANPEFFLALPNQEKFINQVVTCNIFSVTRMCTLFLPGMVERRKGAIINISSLSAVIPAPMLTVYAASKAFVDKFSDDLATEYVRHGITVQSVLPGPVATNMSKIRRATWMSCAPKTFVSSALATLGVARHTTGYYPHSLLQLGIDMIGLFSPYVSQKITLNTMNNIRARAVKRAAKLAAETK